One genomic segment of bacterium includes these proteins:
- the secY gene encoding preprotein translocase subunit SecY — protein sequence MIGGFQNIARIPELKRRVLITLALLAVYRVGVFIPSPGIDTGLMEQFFSAQGQGTIFGLIDMFSGGALRRFSVFALGIMPYISASIILQLLTVVVPHLERLSKEGEAGRKKIVQYTRYGTVILSLIQGFGISIGLRQMQVGGSFVVSPEAGLGFHLLTMITLTAGTAFIMWLGEQITERGVGNGISLIIFAGIVAEIPGAITKLVAMMSLGEISFFMLLVISALAVGVVAAIIVVERGQRRIPVQYAKRVVGRRIYGGQSTHLPLRVNTSGVIPPIFASSVLMFPLTITQFITPDFKEAHPFIQSLLDMMSPSHLVYNLLYVGLIIFFCYFYTAVTFNPVDVADNMRKYGGYIPGIRPGKPTAEFIDRVLTRITFGGALYLAAVCVLPQVLITEFNVPFYFGGTSLLIVVGVALDTMAQIEAHMLTRHYEGFLKSGRLKGRAVR from the coding sequence GTGATCGGCGGCTTCCAGAACATAGCCAGGATCCCAGAGCTCAAAAGAAGGGTGCTCATTACCTTGGCCCTCCTGGCGGTTTACAGGGTTGGTGTTTTCATCCCTTCCCCAGGCATAGATACGGGCCTGATGGAGCAGTTCTTCAGCGCTCAAGGTCAGGGAACCATATTTGGTCTCATAGACATGTTTTCAGGCGGAGCGCTCAGACGCTTTTCTGTCTTCGCACTGGGCATAATGCCTTACATAAGCGCCTCCATCATTTTGCAGCTGCTCACCGTGGTGGTGCCTCACCTGGAGCGGCTTTCCAAGGAAGGTGAGGCTGGCCGAAAGAAGATAGTGCAGTACACCCGCTATGGCACTGTCATACTGAGCCTCATCCAGGGTTTTGGCATCAGCATAGGGCTTCGGCAGATGCAGGTTGGAGGCAGTTTTGTGGTCTCCCCTGAGGCGGGACTGGGGTTTCATCTTCTGACAATGATCACCCTTACTGCTGGCACTGCCTTCATCATGTGGCTTGGGGAGCAGATAACCGAAAGAGGTGTGGGCAACGGGATATCTTTGATCATCTTCGCAGGCATAGTGGCAGAGATTCCAGGGGCAATTACAAAGCTGGTGGCCATGATGAGCCTAGGAGAAATAAGTTTCTTCATGCTTTTGGTAATCAGTGCCCTGGCTGTGGGAGTGGTGGCTGCCATAATAGTGGTGGAGAGAGGCCAAAGACGCATCCCTGTCCAATATGCCAAGAGGGTGGTGGGAAGGAGGATTTACGGGGGGCAGAGCACTCATCTTCCTCTGAGGGTCAATACCTCGGGAGTCATACCTCCCATATTCGCTTCCTCGGTGCTGATGTTTCCCTTGACCATCACCCAGTTTATAACACCGGATTTTAAAGAGGCTCATCCCTTTATTCAGAGCCTTTTGGACATGATGAGCCCTTCCCACTTGGTGTACAATCTGCTCTATGTGGGTCTGATAATCTTTTTCTGCTACTTTTATACGGCGGTGACCTTCAATCCCGTGGATGTGGCTGACAACATGCGCAAATATGGAGGTTACATACCTGGGATTCGCCCCGGCAAGCCCACAGCGGAGTTTATAGACAGGGTTTTGACCAGGATAACATTTGGGGGAGCCCTTTATTTGGCCGCGGTGTGTGTGTTACCGCAGGTTTTGATCACTGAGTTCAATGTGCCGTTCTATTTTGGGGGTACAAGTCTCCTCATAGTAGTGGGTGTGGCATTGGACACCATGGCTCAGATAGAGGCTCACATGTTGACAAGGCACTATGAGGGTTTTCTCAAGTCAGGGCGTCTTAAGGGCAGGGCTGTGCGTTGA
- the rpmJ gene encoding 50S ribosomal protein L36: MKVRASIKRMCDKCKVIKRKGVLRIICENPRHKQRQG; this comes from the coding sequence ATGAAGGTAAGGGCTTCCATCAAAAGAATGTGTGACAAATGCAAGGTAATCAAGCGCAAAGGTGTGCTCAGGATAATCTGCGAAAATCCAAGGCACAAACAGCGCCAGGGCTGA
- the infA gene encoding translation initiation factor IF-1 produces the protein MAKEESIEVEGTVIEPLPNAMFRVELDNGHRVLAHISGKMRMHFIKILPGDRVTVELSPYDLTRGRITYRAK, from the coding sequence ATGGCCAAGGAAGAATCCATAGAGGTGGAAGGTACGGTCATAGAACCCCTACCCAACGCCATGTTCCGGGTGGAGCTGGATAATGGACACAGGGTATTGGCCCATATCTCCGGGAAGATGCGGATGCACTTCATAAAGATTCTTCCGGGAGATCGGGTGACCGTGGAGCTTTCACCCTACGATCTGACCAGGGGAAGGATAACCTATAGGGCCAAGTGA
- the accD gene encoding acetyl-CoA carboxylase, carboxyltransferase subunit beta, whose product MAFFHRGEREKARRGEESLWIECPFCGQITFQKELERHLWACPDCNYHHPVSVDQRIWMVADQDTFQPLFTEVGSADPLNFKDQKSYRHRLKEARKASPWGEAMVCGKARLAGREVLLGIQDFSFMGGSMGSAVGERLCRLAEEALSTGIPVVLFPASGGARMQEGLLSLMQMARTSVALASLKEVGIPVISVLTDPTTGGVAASFALQADVILAEPRARVGFAGPRVIENTVGEKLPPGFQRAEYLLEHGLIDGILSRNRMKETLVQILALLTDPVGERK is encoded by the coding sequence GTGGCTTTTTTTCATCGTGGGGAGCGCGAAAAGGCAAGGCGCGGGGAGGAATCCCTCTGGATCGAATGCCCATTTTGTGGCCAGATAACCTTCCAGAAAGAGCTGGAACGCCACCTGTGGGCTTGTCCAGATTGCAATTACCATCATCCTGTGTCCGTGGACCAGAGAATATGGATGGTTGCGGATCAGGATACCTTCCAACCTCTTTTCACAGAGGTGGGTTCGGCAGACCCGCTCAATTTCAAAGACCAGAAGAGCTACAGGCATAGGCTCAAAGAGGCTCGTAAGGCTTCACCCTGGGGTGAGGCAATGGTGTGCGGTAAGGCCCGGCTTGCAGGAAGAGAAGTGCTCTTGGGCATCCAGGACTTCAGCTTCATGGGAGGCAGCATGGGCTCGGCCGTTGGAGAGCGACTCTGCCGTTTGGCCGAGGAGGCTTTGAGCACTGGCATACCAGTGGTGCTTTTTCCGGCCTCTGGTGGAGCCAGGATGCAGGAGGGCCTGCTTTCTCTCATGCAAATGGCCCGTACCTCCGTGGCCTTGGCTTCCCTCAAAGAGGTGGGCATACCGGTGATATCAGTACTTACGGACCCCACCACAGGGGGGGTGGCGGCCAGCTTTGCTTTGCAAGCAGACGTCATCTTGGCCGAGCCCAGGGCAAGAGTGGGATTTGCAGGGCCGAGGGTCATAGAAAACACGGTGGGGGAAAAACTTCCCCCTGGCTTCCAGAGGGCCGAGTACCTTTTGGAACATGGGCTCATTGATGGGATTCTCTCCAGGAACAGGATGAAGGAGACCCTCGTGCAGATTCTGGCTCTCCTGACGGATCCGGTGGGGGAAAGGAAATGA
- the rpsD gene encoding 30S ribosomal protein S4 — protein MARYNGAVCRLCRREGTKLFLKGDRCYSDKCAVERRNYPPGQHGQRRPKFSSYGEQLREKQKVKRIYGLLENQFRLTFERAERQKGITGVNLLLLLERRLDNMVYRLGFASSRCEARQLVTHGHFTVNGRKVNIPSFLVSPGDVIELRPKSRKIQSIQESMEAVVRRGVPGWLELDKEQFRGKVLALPAREELTMPVREQLIVELYSK, from the coding sequence GTGGCACGTTACAATGGAGCTGTCTGTAGGCTTTGCCGCAGGGAAGGGACCAAACTGTTCCTTAAAGGGGACAGGTGCTATTCAGACAAGTGTGCGGTGGAACGCAGGAATTATCCCCCCGGGCAACATGGTCAGCGCAGGCCCAAGTTCTCAAGCTATGGAGAGCAGCTTAGAGAGAAGCAGAAGGTCAAGCGTATCTATGGTCTCTTGGAGAACCAGTTTCGCCTTACCTTTGAGAGAGCAGAAAGACAAAAGGGAATAACAGGAGTGAATCTTCTCTTGCTTCTGGAGCGGAGACTGGACAACATGGTGTACAGGCTGGGATTTGCTTCTTCCCGTTGTGAGGCCAGGCAGCTGGTGACTCACGGGCATTTCACCGTCAACGGCAGGAAGGTGAACATACCGTCTTTTCTGGTAAGCCCAGGCGATGTCATAGAGCTTAGGCCCAAGAGCAGAAAGATCCAGTCTATCCAGGAATCCATGGAAGCAGTGGTTCGTCGGGGGGTACCTGGCTGGCTCGAGTTGGACAAGGAACAGTTCCGAGGAAAGGTCCTGGCTCTTCCTGCAAGGGAGGAGTTGACCATGCCGGTCAGGGAACAGCTCATCGTGGAGCTCTACTCCAAGTGA
- the rplO gene encoding 50S ribosomal protein L15 yields the protein MRLDDLRPAPGSRKRRKRVGRGEGSGHGKTSCRGSKGQKARSGGQVPPGFEGGQMPLQRRLPKRGFKSPFKKHYAIVHVGDLDRFEPGSILDPQALMGSGLVKKLEDGVKLLSDGEVTRALTVRVHKVSDKARAKIEAAGGKVEVI from the coding sequence ATGAGGTTGGACGATCTTAGACCGGCCCCCGGTTCCAGGAAAAGGCGCAAGAGGGTGGGCCGCGGCGAGGGATCCGGACACGGCAAGACCTCTTGTCGGGGTTCCAAGGGACAGAAGGCTCGTTCAGGTGGCCAAGTACCCCCGGGTTTTGAAGGGGGTCAGATGCCCTTGCAAAGAAGGCTTCCCAAGAGGGGATTCAAGTCTCCTTTCAAGAAGCATTACGCCATCGTGCATGTGGGAGACCTAGACAGGTTTGAGCCCGGAAGCATACTGGATCCGCAAGCCTTGATGGGTAGTGGTTTGGTCAAGAAGCTGGAAGATGGGGTCAAGCTGCTCTCAGACGGAGAGGTCACGCGAGCTCTCACTGTCAGGGTTCATAAGGTCAGCGACAAAGCAAGGGCCAAGATCGAGGCTGCAGGCGGCAAGGTAGAGGTGATCTGA
- the lptD gene encoding LPS assembly protein LptD has protein sequence MGWRNWTRWLMPCLGLILVASTGGFCITLEKARMPQVNMAEEAPIHIEADSLTYDRQADQYIAEGHVEIVRGGMTLRAQRVVIDNRTRLATAEGKVQVFQETARIWSDKMELHMDEQTGRLTNATLYFEPYEMTVTGEEIQRLGEDHYLVRGATLSSCSGDVPDWRFAADEVEIKVSGDAVAKGATFQVRNVPIFYFPYLVYPTARDRRTGFLLPEYRSDSRVGYGFSLPFFWAIGNSYDATFTESYFSKKGFQQGVEFRYAPWESLKGSIQGEFIHDQQDPDPAIIHRGGMREDRDRWRVRMEQEAKLPWNIVSRANVDLVSDNYYLEEFSVDHDERYLRYQPSILNATKRWDQYLLAGEVRYFRSLEVSHNDTDLTPQKLPSLMFNRMNLPFMGLPLTLGWASSFDHIWRPEKSRAETLSFSPVVSLPLQLSPYLSVVPFAAWQESVFATQDRLADGSDGHMGTYHYGVSFSSELSRIYPWGGERISSVKHTIQPELRFDAIGHSTSGDFPGEFLERVPSDRLISLVMTHFLTSKLLNPDGSSQYREWVRFRLVQPFSLREQFRDLDELDHERRPWRPLLSELELRLVGQDSGRLQSEIRRGVWAEPRKYLSLKFREEFDWYEKEFDDMSVTLRGGDGRGDEMSISYGWGRRLTGKEERVKFVQANVGIRTLPFLDLLGHTWYNQDEERFARYGYGLILHPSCWAVRFTHTIEPGFGGRETDHAFRVQVYLLGLDRVASF, from the coding sequence ATGGGGTGGCGTAACTGGACCAGATGGCTCATGCCCTGTTTAGGGCTCATCTTGGTTGCCAGCACAGGTGGTTTTTGTATCACCCTGGAGAAGGCCAGGATGCCCCAGGTGAACATGGCGGAGGAGGCTCCCATTCATATTGAGGCTGATTCCTTGACCTACGACCGCCAGGCAGATCAATACATAGCCGAAGGACACGTGGAGATAGTAAGAGGGGGGATGACCCTTCGCGCCCAGCGGGTTGTGATAGACAACCGCACCAGACTCGCCACAGCAGAGGGAAAAGTACAAGTATTCCAGGAGACCGCCAGGATATGGAGCGACAAGATGGAGCTCCATATGGACGAGCAAACCGGTCGCTTGACCAATGCCACACTCTACTTCGAGCCCTATGAGATGACCGTGACCGGGGAGGAGATCCAGCGGCTGGGGGAGGATCACTACCTGGTAAGAGGGGCCACCTTGAGTTCCTGCTCCGGGGATGTTCCAGACTGGCGTTTTGCTGCTGATGAGGTGGAGATAAAGGTCTCGGGAGATGCTGTTGCCAAGGGGGCCACTTTCCAGGTCCGCAATGTGCCGATATTCTATTTTCCCTACCTGGTTTACCCCACGGCCAGGGACAGGAGAACCGGTTTTCTTCTGCCCGAGTACAGGTCGGATTCCAGAGTGGGTTATGGCTTCTCACTCCCCTTTTTTTGGGCCATCGGCAACAGTTACGATGCCACCTTCACCGAATCCTATTTCAGCAAGAAGGGTTTCCAGCAAGGAGTGGAATTTCGATATGCTCCTTGGGAGTCTCTTAAGGGCTCCATCCAAGGGGAGTTTATCCACGATCAGCAGGACCCGGATCCGGCCATAATTCACAGGGGTGGTATGAGAGAGGACAGGGACCGCTGGCGGGTACGCATGGAGCAAGAGGCCAAGCTGCCATGGAATATTGTGTCCCGAGCCAATGTTGACCTGGTAAGCGATAATTATTACCTGGAGGAGTTTTCCGTAGACCATGACGAGCGGTACCTGAGATACCAGCCTTCCATCTTGAATGCCACCAAGCGGTGGGATCAGTACTTGCTGGCAGGTGAGGTAAGGTATTTTAGGAGCCTGGAGGTCTCCCACAATGACACGGATCTGACACCCCAGAAGCTTCCATCTCTCATGTTCAACAGGATGAACCTACCCTTCATGGGGCTTCCTCTGACCCTTGGCTGGGCCAGCAGTTTCGATCACATATGGAGACCTGAGAAGAGCCGGGCCGAGACATTGAGCTTTTCTCCGGTTGTGTCTCTGCCCCTTCAGCTAAGCCCATACTTGAGCGTCGTGCCTTTCGCAGCTTGGCAAGAGAGTGTTTTTGCCACACAGGATAGGCTGGCAGATGGATCCGACGGGCACATGGGCACCTATCACTATGGAGTGTCTTTCTCAAGCGAACTGTCCAGGATTTACCCATGGGGCGGGGAGCGAATCAGCAGTGTCAAACACACCATACAGCCTGAGCTTCGCTTTGATGCCATAGGGCATTCCACATCCGGGGATTTCCCAGGAGAGTTTCTTGAAAGGGTTCCTTCTGACAGGCTGATTTCTCTGGTAATGACCCATTTTCTCACAAGCAAGCTCTTGAACCCCGATGGTTCTTCTCAGTACAGGGAATGGGTCCGTTTTAGGCTGGTTCAGCCCTTTAGCCTCAGGGAGCAGTTCAGAGATCTTGATGAACTGGATCATGAAAGGAGACCCTGGCGTCCTTTGTTGTCGGAGTTGGAGTTAAGGCTTGTGGGACAAGATAGCGGCAGACTTCAATCAGAGATCAGAAGAGGCGTGTGGGCTGAGCCAAGGAAGTATTTGAGCCTGAAATTCAGAGAGGAGTTTGACTGGTACGAGAAAGAGTTTGACGATATGTCCGTGACTCTCAGAGGTGGGGACGGCCGGGGAGACGAGATGTCCATTTCCTACGGTTGGGGCAGGCGTCTTACAGGTAAAGAGGAAAGGGTGAAGTTTGTGCAGGCCAACGTGGGGATCAGGACCCTGCCGTTCTTGGATCTGCTGGGCCATACATGGTACAACCAGGACGAGGAGCGTTTTGCACGTTATGGATACGGCCTCATTCTGCATCCTTCCTGTTGGGCGGTGCGCTTTACTCACACAATAGAGCCGGGCTTTGGCGGAAGGGAAACAGACCACGCCTTCAGGGTGCAGGTTTACCTTCTGGGTCTGGACCGGGTGGCTTCCTTTTAG
- the rpsM gene encoding 30S ribosomal protein S13, whose protein sequence is MARIAGIDLPKNKRIEIALTYIHGIGRSTSRKILEKAQVDPNTRSDNLTEGEISRIREIVEHDVKVEGDVRREVSTNIKRLMDMGCYRGLRHRKGLPVRGQRTHTNARTRKGPRRVIKKGK, encoded by the coding sequence TTGGCACGTATTGCTGGCATCGATCTTCCGAAGAACAAGAGAATAGAGATAGCTTTGACGTACATACATGGCATCGGGCGATCCACTTCCCGCAAGATTCTGGAAAAGGCTCAGGTGGATCCCAACACCCGTTCCGACAACCTTACAGAGGGAGAGATCTCCCGTATCAGGGAGATAGTGGAGCACGATGTTAAGGTCGAGGGAGATGTTCGAAGGGAGGTCTCCACAAACATCAAAAGGCTCATGGACATGGGTTGCTACCGCGGGCTGAGGCACAGAAAAGGGCTCCCGGTTCGCGGCCAGCGCACCCATACCAATGCTCGCACCAGAAAGGGGCCCAGAAGGGTCATAAAGAAGGGAAAATAA
- a CDS encoding folylpolyglutamate synthase/dihydrofolate synthase family protein: protein MSEIHGAPKTYSETIDYLFGLQRMGIKLGLENITRVLRAVGDPQERLKAVHVGGSNGKGSTAAYLESFLLQAGLRVGLYTSPHFVRFTERIRLNRHQISEPEVVEWTRRILQKAPELLLKDQQGYALPITFFEFTTGIALSYFAEEKVDLAILEVGMGGRLDATNVCHPMVTIITSVSLEHQDYLGRTIAQIAREKAGIIKPGIPVVSGVVHPAAQRVVLETCQEKASPLYRLGREIRVTGTPQGFDYKGIKNSYKGLITNMRGRHQVRNAAMAIAATELLGQMGLGVDERAIRDGLRDVQWPGRQQYMPGPPQILLDGAHNPEAMRSLCYSLAKEYRYERLRVLMGVMKDKDYRRMIRMIAPMAYEMVFCRPQMDRAEDPWVLQAQALALGARATVVESVPQGFQDLCQRACTEDLICVTGSLFVVGEIMAQLEKNGLPWRQQSA, encoded by the coding sequence ATGAGTGAAATCCATGGAGCACCCAAGACCTACTCCGAGACCATAGATTACCTGTTCGGATTGCAGAGAATGGGCATAAAGCTTGGTCTCGAGAATATCACACGAGTGCTCAGGGCAGTGGGTGATCCCCAGGAGAGGCTAAAGGCTGTTCATGTGGGCGGCTCCAATGGCAAGGGATCCACGGCAGCCTACCTGGAGTCTTTTTTATTGCAGGCTGGCCTTAGGGTAGGTCTTTACACAAGTCCTCACTTCGTGCGCTTCACCGAGAGAATAAGGCTGAATCGTCACCAGATCAGTGAGCCTGAAGTGGTTGAGTGGACCAGAAGAATTCTACAAAAGGCTCCGGAGCTCCTTTTAAAAGATCAACAAGGCTATGCATTGCCCATCACTTTTTTTGAATTCACTACAGGCATAGCTCTGAGTTACTTCGCAGAGGAAAAGGTGGATCTGGCGATCTTGGAAGTGGGTATGGGAGGCCGCCTGGATGCCACCAATGTTTGCCATCCCATGGTAACCATCATAACATCTGTGTCTTTGGAACATCAGGATTATCTGGGACGCACTATTGCACAGATCGCAAGGGAAAAGGCAGGCATCATAAAGCCTGGCATTCCGGTGGTCTCTGGAGTTGTTCACCCGGCGGCCCAGAGGGTGGTGTTGGAAACCTGCCAGGAAAAAGCAAGCCCCTTGTATAGGCTGGGCCGGGAGATAAGAGTCACTGGAACCCCGCAGGGCTTTGATTACAAAGGGATCAAGAATTCTTACAAGGGGCTCATCACCAATATGAGGGGGCGTCATCAGGTCAGAAATGCTGCCATGGCCATTGCTGCCACCGAGCTTTTGGGTCAGATGGGCCTTGGTGTGGATGAACGAGCCATTCGAGATGGCCTCAGGGATGTGCAGTGGCCGGGAAGGCAGCAATATATGCCCGGTCCTCCCCAAATACTCCTGGACGGTGCCCACAACCCCGAGGCCATGCGTAGCCTGTGTTACTCCCTGGCAAAGGAATACCGTTATGAGAGACTAAGGGTCCTCATGGGTGTGATGAAGGACAAGGACTACCGCAGGATGATCAGGATGATCGCACCCATGGCTTATGAAATGGTTTTCTGCCGTCCTCAGATGGATAGGGCCGAGGATCCTTGGGTCCTACAGGCCCAGGCCCTAGCCTTGGGGGCCAGGGCCACTGTGGTTGAGTCCGTCCCCCAGGGATTTCAAGATCTTTGCCAAAGAGCCTGCACAGAGGATTTGATCTGCGTGACAGGATCTCTTTTCGTGGTTGGGGAAATAATGGCACAATTGGAAAAAAACGGCTTGCCTTGGAGGCAACAATCGGCGTAG
- the rpmD gene encoding 50S ribosomal protein L30 has translation MAGKIRVTLVRSGIGRPETQKRTLKGLGLTRLNRSVILEDTAEVRGMVRKVSHLVVVSPVEGNRT, from the coding sequence ATGGCTGGAAAAATAAGGGTGACTTTGGTCAGAAGCGGTATTGGCCGACCCGAGACACAAAAGAGGACCTTGAAGGGACTTGGACTCACGCGCCTGAACCGAAGTGTTATATTGGAGGACACAGCGGAGGTGCGTGGCATGGTCCGGAAGGTTTCTCATTTGGTGGTGGTCAGCCCTGTGGAGGGGAATAGAACATGA
- a CDS encoding DNA-directed RNA polymerase subunit alpha → MQGEWTDMIKPKRIEFDPETLTDSYGKFSCEPLERGYGTTIGNSLRRILLSSIQGAAIVSVRIEGVPHEFSALPGVLEDVSDIILNLKGVRLRIHGDQTRTLRIEKHGEGEVKARDIITDGQVEILNPDWHIATLNKEGHLKMEMRACKGRGYVPAERNKEEGAPLGTIALDAIFSPIRRVSYTVTNARVGQITDYDRLNMEVATDGSIRPEEAVSIAAQILRDQLGVFVRPEAARVHEEAQARPVHLPPELTENLYRTVDELELSVRAANCLKNANIRLIGELVQKTENDMLKTKNFGRKSLNEIKEILGEMGLSLGMKIEDFDPERYFREKQEREQAAAPLQEEK, encoded by the coding sequence ATGCAAGGTGAATGGACCGATATGATAAAGCCCAAACGGATCGAGTTTGATCCGGAGACGCTTACCGACTCTTATGGGAAGTTCTCCTGTGAGCCGCTGGAGCGGGGCTATGGCACTACTATTGGGAACTCCCTGAGGAGGATCCTGCTTTCTTCCATTCAAGGCGCTGCCATCGTATCGGTGCGCATCGAAGGAGTTCCCCACGAGTTCAGTGCCTTGCCCGGAGTTCTGGAGGATGTAAGCGATATCATCCTGAACCTCAAAGGAGTCCGGCTGCGCATTCACGGGGATCAAACAAGAACGCTTCGCATAGAGAAGCATGGAGAAGGGGAAGTAAAAGCCCGAGACATCATCACGGACGGTCAGGTGGAAATCCTGAATCCCGACTGGCACATAGCCACTCTTAACAAAGAGGGCCACCTCAAGATGGAAATGAGGGCCTGTAAGGGAAGGGGCTATGTTCCGGCGGAACGAAACAAGGAAGAGGGGGCCCCTTTGGGAACCATTGCCCTGGATGCCATCTTCTCACCCATCCGCAGGGTGTCTTACACGGTTACCAATGCCAGGGTTGGCCAGATAACGGATTATGATCGGTTGAACATGGAGGTGGCCACCGACGGCTCCATCAGGCCTGAGGAAGCGGTGTCCATCGCAGCTCAGATCTTGAGGGACCAGCTAGGGGTCTTTGTCAGGCCTGAGGCTGCGCGTGTCCACGAAGAGGCACAAGCCAGGCCGGTGCACCTGCCTCCAGAGCTTACAGAGAACCTCTATCGCACGGTGGATGAACTGGAGCTCTCGGTGAGGGCGGCCAACTGTCTCAAGAACGCCAATATACGTCTTATTGGGGAGCTGGTACAAAAGACAGAAAACGATATGCTCAAGACCAAGAACTTCGGCAGGAAATCTCTCAATGAGATAAAAGAGATCCTGGGAGAAATGGGACTTTCCCTGGGCATGAAGATAGAGGATTTCGATCCGGAGAGGTATTTTCGAGAAAAACAGGAACGCGAACAGGCCGCTGCTCCGCTCCAGGAGGAGAAATAA
- a CDS encoding adenylate kinase, with product MNLILLGPPGAGKGTQAKKLVSELGIPQISTGDMLREAVKAGSPMGLKAKSYMDSGGLVPDEVVVGIVEERIQQQDCAKGFMLDGFPRTTAQADALSEMMQKKGIRLDHVVCLEADKEELVRRLSGRRTCRQCMAPYHVEFNPPAEEGVCDRCGGELYQRDDDKEEAIRARLVTYEKQTQPLISYYQSRGLLRLVDGLGAVEEVYSRIRGVLGLC from the coding sequence ATGAACCTGATTCTGCTGGGACCCCCGGGTGCAGGCAAGGGAACTCAAGCCAAGAAGCTGGTCTCTGAGCTGGGTATACCTCAGATCTCCACCGGAGATATGCTCAGAGAGGCGGTCAAGGCCGGTTCTCCCATGGGTTTGAAAGCCAAGTCCTACATGGATTCAGGAGGCCTTGTGCCAGATGAGGTGGTGGTGGGGATAGTGGAGGAGAGAATTCAGCAGCAGGACTGTGCCAAGGGCTTCATGCTGGACGGTTTCCCGCGTACCACGGCCCAAGCAGATGCTCTTTCAGAGATGATGCAGAAAAAAGGCATCAGGTTGGATCACGTGGTTTGTCTGGAAGCAGACAAGGAAGAGCTAGTCAGAAGGCTTTCAGGGCGCAGGACCTGTAGACAATGTATGGCTCCTTACCATGTGGAGTTCAATCCCCCCGCCGAAGAGGGTGTGTGCGACCGTTGTGGGGGTGAGCTTTACCAGAGGGATGATGACAAAGAAGAGGCTATTCGGGCTAGACTGGTGACCTACGAGAAGCAGACTCAACCCCTGATAAGCTATTACCAGAGCAGAGGTCTGCTCCGGCTGGTAGACGGGCTGGGAGCCGTGGAGGAGGTCTATAGCAGAATCAGGGGAGTGTTGGGCCTGTGCTGA
- the rpsK gene encoding 30S ribosomal protein S11 produces the protein MAKPKKRAGKRERKNIDIGIAYIQSTFNNTIITITDPQGNVVAWSSAGTQGFKGSRKSTPFAAQMAAQDAAKKAMEHGMRSVAVYVKGPGSGREAALRALQAAGFTISLIRDITPIPHNGCRPPKRRRV, from the coding sequence ATGGCTAAGCCCAAGAAGAGGGCCGGAAAGAGGGAACGCAAGAACATTGATATCGGAATAGCGTATATCCAGTCCACATTTAACAACACCATAATCACCATCACCGACCCTCAGGGTAATGTTGTGGCGTGGTCCAGTGCTGGCACCCAGGGCTTCAAGGGCTCTCGCAAGAGCACTCCATTTGCAGCTCAGATGGCAGCTCAGGATGCGGCCAAGAAGGCCATGGAGCACGGAATGCGAAGTGTGGCGGTGTACGTGAAAGGACCGGGCTCGGGCAGAGAGGCAGCATTGAGGGCCTTGCAGGCTGCAGGCTTCACCATCAGCCTCATAAGAGACATAACCCCGATCCCCCACAATGGTTGCAGGCCGCCCAAGAGGCGCAGGGTCTGA
- the rplQ gene encoding 50S ribosomal protein L17 has translation MRHRVGQRKLGKPTSHRLAMLRNMATSLFLHERIRTTDAKAKELRRLAEKMITLGKRGDLHARRLAAAVIREKKATRKVFTELADRYRNIAGGYTRIVKLGPRHGDGAMVSLVELVQPATKAEGRRKKSSRKPQARRASSRGSSKAQPKAEESKG, from the coding sequence ATGAGGCACAGGGTTGGACAAAGAAAACTTGGGAAGCCGACCAGTCACCGCCTTGCAATGCTGAGAAACATGGCCACATCCTTGTTTCTCCATGAACGCATCAGAACTACTGATGCCAAGGCCAAGGAACTGAGACGCCTAGCGGAGAAAATGATCACCCTGGGAAAACGTGGGGACCTTCACGCCCGGAGGCTTGCGGCAGCGGTGATCAGGGAGAAGAAGGCCACACGCAAGGTCTTCACAGAGTTGGCCGACAGGTACCGCAACATTGCCGGCGGCTATACCCGCATCGTCAAATTGGGGCCGCGCCATGGGGATGGAGCCATGGTTTCCCTCGTGGAATTGGTGCAACCAGCTACCAAGGCCGAGGGTCGCAGGAAAAAGAGCTCCAGGAAACCTCAGGCAAGAAGAGCCTCATCTAGAGGCAGCTCCAAGGCTCAGCCCAAGGCTGAGGAGTCAAAAGGGTAG